taaaatgtatttttttaaaaactttatGTGATGATATTTAAATGAGGACATAGTTTAAGAAATAAGAGAACCGAGCAAAATGcacttttttctcattttatgtgAGATATTTAAATGAGAACgcagtttaagaaataaaaaaacaaatattCAGCACATACTTGAAGTGCctttagaacttgcataaatttTATGACATCGGAAGACTAGTTCAGAATAATTTCTTTTGAAAATAACATTGGATAGAAAGATATGTATTTGGGTCAGCTTATATTTAAAAGATAATTCACATATAATTTTTGTTGGTTTGTAAAGAAACCTACTTTTTGATTGCTTTTGATTTGTATTAACAAATTTTTGTTTAATacttgaaaatcaaactttatgttttaatcaGATCGTTATTGAAGTTTGTTTCGAAAAAATTTCTCAACTTTTTCTTCTAAACCAATTACTAAACAGCTTcccaaaagtattttttgcaatattcatcattcatgtgtaaagataaaaattaaaaaaaaaagaaggaaaagtacATCATTCTCAGACTGAATTACTGAAAGAATGTAAAGGGTAAAACGTTGCTACTTGAAACTTTGAGGGATAGTTAATTGATTTAAATTTTGATCAACATTTTatgatgtattttttttatttaattgataTGAAAAAAGTTACAACTTATTAtacttttcaaatatataaattttaatattaaaatatcaagTTAATCTGatccaatttaattttaaaatttagttaaattaatttttgaaaaataaaaaatattacatAAATTGGAACTTTGAGTACTGCTGAAAATTTTGGAGATGCTTAATGTgatataacattttttttttgtgcggagtgcccttcaaatgcattggtctttaaattttgtagctcaaattgctggtctttaatgttTACCCTTCGACTAAAACTCTTAGGTTCCAGGTTCAAatccccgctcagtaaaaaatttcaaaaaattttGCCAGGTAGAACTTAgattcgcaaggcaaagttttgcTTGTGAAAGTATGCCTTAAGacagaattttgccttcaaaactctgccttaagataGAGTTTGCTAAGGCGTAATTTGCCTGCAAAATGTTATCTTAAGACATAGTTTGTAGGCAAACTCTGCCCCATCAGATATAATTTGcctgcaaactctgccttaagcagtgttttaaaaggcgttttcggggcggGGTGTATCAAAAATGCCCCGGGGCGATGGTTCGAGGCGAAAGTCTcaaaaggcgtacgcccagcaattcgggggTACGTCTGGgtgtttggggcgagttttttttgttgggggcGTGTTGGgacgtaagcccagaaaacttcttcaaattaaaacaaaatttaTTAAATAAGTCCTCAATATAATAcccaaattttcaaaagtcaacTAGTAATtacttaaatattttaaaaatgaaccaaaatattaaatttaaaagtcacgaCCTGTTTTTATTGATAGAATGCTTAATATATgttcttttttaattatttatcttTTGTTCTGCtatatacccctgaactattgaaaaaggctcataaataccctccttccaccttttggtctaaaaatacccttccatccaccttttaggtctaaaaatatccttaaggtttgtttttggctcaaatatacccctcaaactaacaagttaaaattaactcttttaaaaagccaaatggaaatttgtaattggtcaataataaaattccgtaatttaaaaaaaaatgccaataataaatttccagtaatttaaaattccagatttaaaaaaaaaattgccaataataaaattccgtaatttacatattttttttttttaaaattgtgtttttttttttttgcatttcgtgaattaatcaacgaatttttttttttttttttgcatttcgtgaataaaaaaacgaaataggaaattatattttttttttgaatttcgtgtattaaaaaacgaaataagataaaaaaaaattattttcgttcatataaaaacgaaattggaaaattggacaaaatatattttccaattttgtttttatatgaacaaaattaatttttttatcctatttcacttttcaatacacgaaatgcaaaaaaaaattataatttcctatttcgtttttttatgcacgaaatgcaaaaaaaaacatatttcgttgattaattcacaaaatgcaaaaacaaaatcagtttggttcatattttttaatttttaaattaaataatatatgtgtccaatcacaaaatgtcatttgactttttaaaagagttaactttaactttttaagggtatttttagaccaaaaggtggaaggagggtatttatgagcctttttcaatagttcaggggtatttttggaccttttccgatatatatatatatactgggcCAGCATCCTCATCGGCCCAATCCCGATCAAAACCCCGGCGCCGTAAAAAACTTCGCGGTGAAACCCCCGCCGCCGTCAAAAACTTAGCTCAGTCAGTAGCGTTTTCCGGGGAGAAAAAATAGAGCTAAGAGAGatggaaaaagagaagaaaatagagaGCTTCGTGGTAGTACACAACATAGCAAAGAGACACAACGTGGGAACCCTAGCTCGTAGCGCCACCGCTTTCGGCGTATCGGAGATGATACTCGTGGGCCGTCGAGATTTCAACGCCTTCGGTAGTCACGGCTCCACCTCTCATGTCCGTTTTCGTCATTTCCACTCCCTTGCCGATGCTAAAACCTTCCTTAAGGAAAGAGATTGTGATATATGTGGAGTTGAAATTACAGAAAATGCAGTGCCAGTAAATAAACATCCTTTTAAGACAAGTACTGCTTTCCTCCTGGGAAATGAGGTTAGAAGTCTATCCTTTTGCTTCTTTCTTTGTAAGTTTTCAAATGTTAGTACTCCATCCATCTGCCCAATTTATGTGCTACAATTTGGATTTCTAGAGTCAAACAAGAAAATCTTTGACCACAGACTTATTCGTATGcactttaaatattttaaattgttaataatgtgacttataatactttttatgtcgtttctaaatatgtaaattatttttcacaaaatttaaagattGTATGTTCGAATTCACggtcaaaataaaagaaatttgactctcgaaatccaaactggaggtctcaggttcgaaactcCTTGCCTGAGACAGCAGGGAGTTTGCTTTATGGGtagagctcgtcgcacggggttGCCTAGTGCGgtttatctctcctgtgtggtttgcgagctattgcacaagaGTGGGGTTTACCGTGTGcgtgcgcacccaaagggtagcggctgcggatTCCCctatcataaaaaataaaataaaaaatactgtatcacataaattgggatagagggagtaacaTTTTTGGAACAGAACAATGATAAGAAAATGGTCCATTTAGTCCATACTAGTAATTGGAATTAGGACTTATCTGTTGTTTTTGTTACAGTTAAATTGGGTCAAGTGTTTGTCACGAGTGTTTCTGGTATCGGGACAAGTGTTAGATCTGTTGGATCTCTCAGTCTTAGGGAATCCTAATTTGCGTTATATAAGACAAATTATTTTGTATTAGAATGAAATGAGCCTGAATAGAGAAGAATGGTTAGAAAGATTCATGTTAAATAGGATTGGATGTGTGGTTGATTGATGTTAAATAGGATTTACATTGCAACCACTGTGGTTGCTCTTTCCTCAACCAAAATATATTATTATAACAACTCTAATACTAGTAATTTCTTAAAGTCTTACTTACAGGTGTTAGCAATTACTTGTTCTTTATTATGGGCAGGAAATTtgttagggcctgtttggaaagccacccaggtaattggaattgggtgtaattgagtgtaattacacagtttggcctgtttgtttggccaagtaattacacagttaggtaagaattgggtgtaattgacaggatgtaattacactcttcaattctcaaggggggctgagaattgggtgtaattacaccctataattacagggttactttttagtttgtttatttttttactttaatttattttttatttctaatattttgatttttttgatttttaatattttttatttctattattttaatttcttttttatttttactttttaattatttttattgtttaaaatgtatttttctttttatattatttatttttcattttctttcttctcattcccaacctttacttcttgtggttccatgtaattgctcgtatttttttattttattcatttagcataaccgtgttattattctaatatttgaaactacacctcttaatattggaaagaatgagtaattaacaaacttgacatataacgagtgacgttattaaagtagaatttcattgtgaatgaggttatagacttatatttttcctttcttttgaattatttacttaagttacgttggaacttacttatgtaatgttgaaatttgacataagagtattatgttagaactttttcttttggattctgaatttaggttatatttccaattttaagttattttctttcacattgcatgttgtttattttccacttacatttgatggattttttgtgtcaaacatttgaataatgttatggaattatatttattaatattatttttttgtcaaacatccaatccatgacgttcttacaaaaaaagtcttcttttaagttttataattaattaaaattaaatatcaatttgaaaaatatatatcaattatttttgttacaatattagttacaaatatatgattattaattaatatattttcaagaaacaatatgttattaaataactaatttaatatcatttataaaggcaacattttttaaatattaatttttaaattttttataattaaattttatttttaaattaaactgactgtgtaattacacttgtgcaaccaaacagcacgcttgtaattacactgtaattacgttatgacaaacaaacaggtcgttgtaattacactactgtgtaattactaccctagtaattacaccaattccaattaccaggtggctttccaaacaggcccttaatgaTTTTTAGATGGTTGTGATTGTCAAACAAATGCTAGGATTGGAAAGCAATTTGTCACCTGATTGTAGTTTGAATAAATTGTTGTTGTAGGGTACTGGACTCTCTGCAAAAGAGTGTGAGATATGTGATTTCTTTGTATATATTCCACAATATGGGTGTGGTACTGCTTCATTGAACGTAACTGTCGCTGCTTCCATTGTTCTACATCAGTTTGGAGGTAATTTCTAGTGATAATCACTACTTCTGCTTTTGTCTTATCTGTTCTACTCTGCTTTTCGTGAGTGCTTCCATAAACTTTATGCTTGCTACTTACTGGACAAAAGCATTTTGTATCTCGTGCTTTACGATATTAGCTTTACTGCTCTACCACGCTACGACTAGAAGGTTTACGTGCTTACTTCTGCATTTCGCGCTTTACCTCTCGTTAATGCTACTCAAATAAGAAAAAAAACACATCAGGTTTTAGTTCTCCTCCCccttttatataaatatatggtAAACGCCCACAATGGAACTCCTATATGTAGGATCCAACAGTGGTCATTTCTTGGTTTGCTCCCTTGATGACTCAAGCCTCCTACCTCACAGCCGGAGGTGGACTATCCCTGCCTTGACATTTAGTTCTCATGCTCTGCGTGCTTGTTCttttatattgacttttcttaaTGTGACAAGATATTACTCTTACCTTTGCCATTCACATTGGACTGATCAAGATTTCTAGCCTTTGTTTTCATTTGGTGGAAGTGTTGCTGCGTTGCCTTTTGCACTAACCTTTTAAACATTTATGAGATGTTGGACTCTATAACTTTGATCCATAATGTGAACGGGGGTTATATCTGATCATGAATAAGAGGATAGAAACTAGTACTTGTGGCTAAGTGTTAAATATCTGATGTCTCAAGTCTCAGTGTTTCGAAAGAAAGGAACTTCGAATGGGCACACAAGTTGTAGATATCCAACAGCTTGTCTGTGTTAAGGTTTCAGTATGCAATACAGAAAATCCTCCTAATTTATTGATGAAACAATACAGGATTTTTGTAATCTTACGAGGAACAAAGAATTTGGCTTTGGCTATGTCAATTGAAAAACTTGTATTTGGTAATGGGACTAAGCTGGACTAGTTGTTTTTAATAAAAAGTTACACACTTGTAGAGTGTGGTTTAGTTGGTCGTCTGGGTAATTACTGATCAGCAGAACAGCAAGGAAGCTTTACTTTGATTGGTTGGTTATCCAGCACCATAGTGTTGCCTACAAACTGTTTTAGCTTCAAATGATCTTGAGggtttcaccaaaaaaaaaaaaaaaaaaaaatggtagaaGCTGCTAAGCATTTGCGTATACTCTAGTTAGGAAAATAATTCATTGTGTAAGATTCATGGAAATGTGGGATAGGTAGCTGGATTGTTGGATCATCGAGAGGCTGTATCTGCTAAATTTCTTACGTAAATAAATCAGTAATTTGGGAGGATAACTTTTCTACAAATATACTTAGCTTTTTCAATGAGAAAATGAATAGTTTCTTTGCTTTAATACTTTAAGGAAACTGCTGGTCTCGTATGTTTCAGTGAATAGTTGTGCAGCTATGGCAAATGAAGGGCCTTTTTGACACTACAATACCAAGAAAATGAGAAACAAAATCTTCTTTTCAACGCAGTACTGATAAGTATGATCTTTTTATCTCTGATAAAACACCGGAAAGTAGCTGTAAGCTTTAAACCCTCAATCGGGTGTCAACCAACTGTGACTATCTTGTATGGTTTATGTATGGCCTGGTGGCCATTGTCTGCTGTTAGGTCAGTGGAATCTCAGTGATCCAATGGCTACCGGAGACGACTGCACCATGTGGTAGCTGTATAGAAATAGAAGTcactgactgctgctgctgagagCTTAATTTGACGCCACTTTAGTGGCTCCAGTTTAAATATGATCATTTTCTCATATATTTTGTCTAAAATATCTGTTTTTTATACTAGTAGACATGATTTTTTTTCCCGAACATTTCTATTTAATTATTACTTTATATGATCATGTAGTTTTAGCTATATCGTGGACTTGAATTTATAACCTAATCCTTTCAGTTTGGGCTGGATTCTCTGAGAGAACACGTGAAGGGAATAAGTTTATCGTGGCCGAAAGACCTTTCAAACAGGCAAAGAAAAATTACTGCGTGGAAACATCTGAATCTATTGCTGAGGAGCGAAGACTGAAGAGAGAATCAAATGGTTTCTTTGAAGATACTGGAAAGGAGGAATCAGCTACAAATCTTTTGGATACCTTGTTTGATGATTAGTGCCGGAGAAAAAAGTCTGCCGTAGTTATGCATCCTTCAGCTTCATCCTCAAGGCTGTGCAGATTTATTTAGATCAAAGCAGAGCAAGGCAAGTCAACGGGTGATATTGGTTATTAGTGGAGTAAACTACAGAAGAGTTGGAATTAAGGACCGTAAGTATCTCACTGACTAGCCACCATAGCCTAGAGGTTTTCCACAGCAATTCTGTGTTTGCAAGTTTTATGTTGAGGAGATTTCAGGTTTAGCATTTTTTGATCGTGAATTAGTCCTTTTCGTTGTACACTTGAACTCGGAATTAAGATGGCCATTTCATAATTATAATATTAAGTTCAGACTAGCCAAATGATTGCAGTTGCAGTTTTTGTATAATGTTATACTCAGCAAATGATTGAAATTGTACATAACGTACATGGTATCTTTTTTTCATCAGTATTTCACCCACAAATATTGTCAAAAGTGTTAGGTAATGCCTGAAAATTGAGGCTTGATTGGCTCACCTCCACCCTGTTTCACTTTACTCTGGTAGACCAGAATGTAGAACTTTTGATCAATTGAAAGCATCAAAACACTGAAATACCTTATTATAAATAGTGTTTATACGCCAATAATGCGCTACGAGTCCATGGTCATGAGTTGCATTTGCATCTGCCAGAAGAGAATTGATCACTCTGTCCTGTAAAGAATGAAAATGACATGTAGAGATCATTTCAAAAAGCAGAAGAATATCATAGGCCATTCCACCTTTATCTTCCAAATGTTTGACTAGCTGTTGCGCGTCATGTGGCACCTTAACTCTACCTTTCGTGTAGCTCCTATAAAAAAGTATTAAACTTAATGTTACAAGACTAATAAACAGCTCCATCGTAGTATTTCTTGGTTTTATACTTCTTTCCATTGACTAATGTGGGAAAACCTTAGGTAGATAATGGTCATTTATCTATTATAATATATCAATCAAGACTAGAGAAACTGGATTTCTTCATCTTTATAGTTGTTTAAGTTTTTAAGAGAAAGAAAGTCGTTCACAGGTATGAGTTAGGTATTGTTTTGTCGTCAAAGACAAGAAGCTCAACCATTATGACACCAATGTCAAATAATCAAACCCCACCTCATTTCTTGGAGCAGTTGGGATGTGCTTTTGTCTCTTTATCTACTTTTAACTTGCCTTGATCAGACGTTCACCAGTAAGACACAAATATCCTTTTCAAAACTTTCTGAAACACTAACATGAGATGCAGTATAAATGTGGTATACAAAATGTACATATGAAATGAATCCTAGTATCACTTTCATACCTTCAATCAAGGCATAATTCAAGAAATTGACTAACCTCACACTCATTAAAATCCATCTAGTTAGCTAACACTCATTGACAAATTGGTTGCAGAGAAATCCCATGCAGGCAAGAGAGGCTCCAGTGCATCTTTCATGCAGAAAACAGTTTTCCCGCATGTTGCATGTTTTCAGCCGGAGAATTCACCGGCTTTGCTCGAGGATGCGGTGCCTGATATGGCGACGTCCGAGGACTAAGGTGGTGATCAAGAAGTTTGGGAAGCTGAGTTCAAGAGGACATCATGGTCAGCTCAAAGAAAAACTTAGGTTCAAATCATCATCAACTCATACAAATGGCCAAACTAGGCCTATTCGACTAGCCACCTTCAATGCTGCATTATTTTCTCTTGCACCTGCTGTGCCTAAGGCTGAAAAATCAGCCATCTTTGCTCATGACGATGATGACGACGGTTTCAAATTTCAAAACCAGGTAAAGTCTGAGAATAATCGTCCCAAGAGCATATTGAAGCATTCCCCTCTTCATCCCATATTAATGAATGGAGCAAAACCAAAGCAAAAAGTTTCAATCAACCTTCCTGAGAATGAGATTTCATTAGCTCAGAACAGGGTAGTTGGACTCTTGGAAGATGATTCCACCAAGATTTTGAGTTTAAACAACAACAGCCTAGGCCCTGTGAGGTCTCCGATATGCTTCCCTGCTATGGCTAATTGGATGATTAATGATTATGGAGGTTGCTGCTTGACTGGAACAAGGGCCATTCTTGATGTGCTGAAAGAAGTGGATGCTGATATATTGGCTTTACAAGATGTGAAGGCTGAGGAAGAGAAAGATATGAGACCATTATCTGATTTGGCTCATGCTCTTGGGATGAACTATGTGTTTGCTGAAAGCTGGGCTCCTGAATTTGGTAATGCTATTTTATCCAAATGGCCTATTAAGAGATGGAGAATCCAGAAAATCTATGATGATAAAGATTTCAGGTGCCTCTCTTGGAACTATCACTTATGTTAAACTTGTGTTGACACTATCTATGCTAATGGAATTGTCTGTACAACATTATCTAAAATTTTAAACTATGATAAGAAGCAACACTTCTATTTGGTTCATTTATAGTTTTGTGGGGGAAATCGGTTTATAGGAAGGAGAGAAAAGCTTTTAACTTGAAACTTAGTCCTAGTATGAGGGGTCGTCGTTTTTTGTAATGGTGTTTTGGTTTGATGCAGGAATGTGCTTAAGGCTACGGTTGATGTACCACGGATGGGAGAGTTGAACTTCTGTTGCACTCAACTTGATCATTTAGATGAGAATTGGAGAATGAAGCAAATTAATGCGATATTACAATCAAATGACAGTCCTCACATTTTAGCAGGAGGGTTAAATTCTCTTGATGCATCAGATTACTCATTAGAGAGATGGACTGATATTGTGAAGGTAAAAAAGATCCCAAACCTTAATAAGTACAATTCTTTCTTGAATTACTAGCATCCTTTTATCAATTTCTTGATCACACAATGTCATC
The sequence above is a segment of the Lycium barbarum isolate Lr01 chromosome 6, ASM1917538v2, whole genome shotgun sequence genome. Coding sequences within it:
- the LOC132645038 gene encoding uncharacterized protein LOC132645038 is translated as MEKEKKIESFVVVHNIAKRHNVGTLARSATAFGVSEMILVGRRDFNAFGSHGSTSHVRFRHFHSLADAKTFLKERDCDICGVEITENAVPVNKHPFKTSTAFLLGNEGTGLSAKECEICDFFVYIPQYGCGTASLNVTVAASIVLHQFGVWAGFSERTREGNKFIVAERPFKQAKKNYCVETSESIAEERRLKRESNGFFEDTGKEESATNLLDTLFDD
- the LOC132645037 gene encoding uncharacterized protein LOC132645037: MQAREAPVHLSCRKQFSRMLHVFSRRIHRLCSRMRCLIWRRPRTKVVIKKFGKLSSRGHHGQLKEKLRFKSSSTHTNGQTRPIRLATFNAALFSLAPAVPKAEKSAIFAHDDDDDGFKFQNQVKSENNRPKSILKHSPLHPILMNGAKPKQKVSINLPENEISLAQNRVVGLLEDDSTKILSLNNNSLGPVRSPICFPAMANWMINDYGGCCLTGTRAILDVLKEVDADILALQDVKAEEEKDMRPLSDLAHALGMNYVFAESWAPEFGNAILSKWPIKRWRIQKIYDDKDFRNVLKATVDVPRMGELNFCCTQLDHLDENWRMKQINAILQSNDSPHILAGGLNSLDASDYSLERWTDIVKYYEEMGKPTPRVEVMNFLKGKQYSDAKEFAGECESVVIIAKGQNVQGTCKYGTRVDYILGSQGLPYAFVPGSYSVVSSKGTSDHHIVKVEIKKAAGSGRKNSRKLKKVKKKVERMTSSCSSRGIWKVNT